The Bicyclus anynana chromosome 3, ilBicAnyn1.1, whole genome shotgun sequence genome has a window encoding:
- the LOC112044874 gene encoding uncharacterized protein LOC112044874 — MSSCYNYNLDNVFKRFQVVEFPISFVGLSTKRELDVEIDLIHSAYLKTFCEGTLMKFHDACEISASHRAFDIIPINSHTIEITFTPRNECISKAKHGKIFDNRFVFDLRLIRVDGSRCCYDESHSEVGRYYISGQFENCKVFHTPETVNFGNVVINSRTTKYIRICNQSSLMRVKMQYIRVPGFDVTPEIFTIPPNNSTKISVTIRPTCLKIKNAIQFRIINPHDNFVNNAQQNYITYAVHFKLNVIYLTKSPPKQTVESMHILKDQNARYTYIGNEVLVKQERKKQSLKYLEISKKMHANKPIFEKYTTDKEECHISCTCNNLKNFCQRTEENISLYDLFHIKCLPFSIEFGNVGLSTFSDKPLLIQNNTKYCIVLSFLKDNCILYTENKIETYKMKLKPFTEQIVTIFCSGYMKGNFDGTFEYVINKKYYRKHPYTLQVDNPALMVNENCLKFGMVTTESFITSVPLRLYNNFNLPVDFIWDELLPDTPFEIIPKAGTILKHSCKICDVIYVCKATKTKTHEVNLLSVSTQTKTIPLELSIITRKLSIKFLQTAVLFKDIALNLETIETVKLENSSREIAFFHVVEPCFPGLRIEPMFGSIRPKMVMNLDVIVKISCILEFSLDINVKINNKENMILPVSGNVVEPKILIHPKNIYMARIPCFMITYVPIIFQNISNLKTVIDVLDTGDENIFNVYVAQGNEKKRIFRFIIEGGQSKTVFLKIYDIFRREYEMYIPFKINDLLGPPNNETNSTEITYYVQDYEKLYENNMKVKKKPVTKDISFCRITGVITVPWIHLSVDKFELNFVPNGNNTLTFTMSNVSKYYLHVTILTSKLPPYFTLNMIQTSEHQSVESESQIKFELDREQDAIFSLKFHPKGHGKFVSVALLYLDKNMTIPYYNLNFVGKRQAPGMIPDTYRIIFPPCDIEQQVVRIFKIKMEGESEKELFSCNSKEEPNLTVELMNADIIEEEENNFTVVTVKISVSCKTCYARNIIIKFEHNNGSGCEVEVCFCFINCALTLHTQDLVKPDENPYPYYPLSTQKGLFHYMETCVAFLEKWMFQQGFRRDLYPKIPDTFHAISSAISSQQGAIKSKGLNVSYLNFIRRIAGPLMKHVHKISVTGVDDSFKYVKEIHDTYREIIHLLKSRGANLWILQAKFLLSYDQFIVYSENVTPKCNADIIFTQELKDNVTLFNRLNKQSWFDFILQSYKVFVVDSCFFECKCLSSEPRNIVKILIDWYNENILVQHQKLRGRDKLIKVVTNLTTDLSNGIALISVILNYCPFLEDHFHSFSEVSENCHEGDIINNACLIIEATNLLRLYFPLNSEDFLNPNFLHMLFLSIHLYVTLPMFNPKDTVHFNPPLLRSSSRQLAINPTSQESLIFNYILLNNMKNNFIVEKASSTDNGKKIHLTVKYIANFVKNDAAILLIHGYNKTRIFDTYIIFLLRGEVGSLYPIRKCKVTGPLYRPNKVDILVASPFLLTTVYNLYLVDDEPTLPITFEDSSKPRFCVQRLCLIDKEITLIGMPKETGQEIPDHKLHFQIMCLSTQTGNSWVWFRSEIGEFFVRVTTQPRWDLAIDTLQSKVHTWPIDPCSCGEACECYRTTVLMVPHQNELTIKSLRYALVENASEVMIQVFDQLIETATGKIILRMLLEEGGTNMSEVEHILRSDTTYRITSKALIPRLDRVTLAQHTAAFLALPITLPAQDKAEKYTVTFTSECGMDIRTYRVIFIEYFNE, encoded by the exons AAATTTCATGACGCATGTGAAATATCTGCATCACACAGAGCGTTTGATATCATCCCTATAAACAGTCATACAATAGAAATAACTTTCACTCCTAGAAATGAATGTATATCTAAGGCAAAACATggtaaaatatttgataatagATTTGTGTTTGACTTAAGGTTAATAAGAGTCGACGGAAGTCGCTGTTGTTACGACGAGTCACATTCAGAAGTTGGAAGATACTATATCAGTGGCCAGTTTGAAAATTGTAAAGTATTCCACACACCAGAAACAGTGAATTTTGGAAATGTTGTTATAAATTCGAGAACAACAAAATACATAAGAATATGCAATCAATCTAGCTTAATGCGCGTTAAAATGCAGTACATCAGAGTTCCGGGGTTTGACGTCACGCCTGAAATTTTCACTATTCCACCAAACAATTCGACTAAGATTTCCGTCACAATAAGACCTACAtgtctgaaaattaaaaatgctatTCAATTCAGAATTATAAATCCACATGATAATTTTGTGAACAACGCGCAACAGAATTATATCACTTACGCTGTACATTTTaagttaaatgttatttatctaACAAAATCGCCGCCTAAACAAACTGTTGAATCAATGCACATATTAAAGGACCAGAATGCTAGATATACTTATATAGGCAACGAAGTTTTAGTAAAACAAGAACGCAAAAAGCAGAGTTTAAAATATCTTGAGATTTCGAAAAAAATGCACGCGAATAAgcctatttttgaaaaatacactaCAGATAAAGAAGAATGTCATATAAGTTGTACTTGCAATAACTTAAAAAACTTCTGCCAGAGAACGGAAGAAAATATTTCGCTGTATGATCTTTTCCATATTAAATGTTTACCATTTTCTATTGAATTTGGGAATGTTGGTTTATCTACCTTTAGTGATAAACCTCTATtgatacaaaataatacaaaatactgtATTGTTCTAAGTTTTTTAAAAGATAACTGCATATTgtatacagaaaataaaatagagaCATACAAAATGAAACTAAAACCATTTACAGAACAAATTGTAACCATATTTTGTTCAGGATACATGAAAGGAAATTTTGATGGCACTTTTGAAtatgtcataaataaaaagtattatagaAAACATCCTTATACACTACAAGTGGATAATCCAGCATTAATGGTCAATGAAAATTGCTTGAAATTCGGAATGGTAACGACTGAAAGTTTTATTACTTCGGTGCCTTTaaggttatataataattttaatttaccagTTGATTTTATATGGGATGAATTACTACCAGATACTCCATTCGAGATCATACCAAAAGCGGGCACGATTTTAAAACATTCTTGCAAAATATGTGatgttatttatgtttgtaaAGCTACAAAAACGAAAACCCATGAGGTTAATTTATTATCTGTGAGCACACAAACTAAAACTATACCTCTTGAATTAAGCATAATAACACGTAAgctatcaataaaatttttgcaaACAGCTGTATTGTTTAAAGATATCGCATTAAATCTGGAAACCATTGAAACagtaaaacttgaaaattcATCAAGAGAGATTGCTTTTTTTCACGTTGTAGAACCTTGTTTTCCTGGTTTACGTATAGAACCAATGTTTGGTTCCATAAGGCCTAAAATGGTAATGAATTTAGATGTTATTGTGAAAATCTcatgtattttagaattttctttggacataaatgtaaaaataaacaataaagaaaatatgatATTACCTGTAAGTGGAAATGTGGTAGAACCAAAGATATTAATCCACCCAAAGAATATTTATATGGCTCGAATACCTTGTTTTATGATAACATACGTGcctataatatttcaaaatatcagTAACTTAAAGACCGTTATAGACGTATTAGATACAGGCgacgaaaatatatttaatgtgtaTGTAGCTCAaggaaacgaaaaaaaaagaatatttagatttataatagaaGGAGGCCAATCTAAGACTgtgtttttaaaaatctatgatATATTTCGACGAGAATATGAAATGTAtattccttttaaaataaatgacttaTTAGGACCACCAAACAATGAAACTAACTCAACCGaaataacatattatgtacaagatTATGAGAA gttatacgaaaataatatgaaagtgaaaaaaaaacctgttaCTAAGGATATATCGTTTTGTCGGATAACAGGTGTAATTACAGTACCATGGATTCACCTTTCAGTTgataaatttgaattaaatttcgTACCAAATGGAAATAATACATTAACTTTTACTATGTCTAATGTTTCTAAATATTACTTGCATGTAACTATTCTAACATCCAAACTTCCtccttattttactttaaatatgaTACAAACTTCAGAACATCAGTCTGTAGAAAGCGAAAgtcaaattaaatttgaattagaCCGTGAGCAAGATgcaattttttctttaaaatttcatcctaaaGGACATGGCAAATTTGTATCTGTGGCCTTATTATATCTAGATAAAAATATGACTATCccttattacaatttaaactttGTTGGCAAAAGACAGGCTCCGGGTATGATTCCAGATACATATAGAATTATTTTCCCACCATGTGATATAGAACAACAAGTAGTTCGAATATTCAAGATTAAAATGGAAGGAGAATCTGAGAAAGAACTTTTTTCTTGCAATTCCAAAGAAGAACCAAATCTAACAGTGGAACTCATGAATGCTGATAttattgaagaagaagaaaacaaTTTTACTGTAGTAACTGTGAAAATTTCAGTTTCTTGTAAAACATGTTATGCgcgtaacataataataaaatttgaacATAACAATGGCTCGGGATGTGAAGTAGaagtatgtttttgttttattaattgtgCATTAACTTTACATACACAAGATTTAGTAAAACCTGACGAAAATCCTTACCCCTACTATCCACTAAGTACTCAAAAAGGTTTGTTTCACTATATGGAAACATGTGTAGCATTTCTAGAGAAGTGGATGTTTCAACAAGGATTTCGCAGAGATTTGTATCCAAAAATTCCAGACACATTCCACGCAATCTCGTCTGCTATTTCATCTCAACAAGGTGCAATCAAATCAAAAGGACTTAACgtttcatatttaaattttattagaagAATTGCTGGACCGTTAATGAAACACGTCCATAAAATAAG TGTCACTGGAGTTGACGATTCATTTAAATATGTTAAAGAAATACATGACACATACAGAGAAATAATACACTTATTGAAATCGCGGGGAGCAAACTTATGGATCTTACAGGCAAAATTTCTGTTAAGTTACGATCAATTTATTGTGTATTCAGAAAACGTTACCCCGAAATGTAATGCCGATATTATCTTTACCCAGGAGCTCAAAGACAATGTAACACTATTTAACAgactaaataaacaaagttgGTTTGATTTTATTCTGCAAAGCTACAAAGTATTCGTGGTGGACAGTTGTTTTTTTGAGTGTAAATGCCTGAGTTCTGAACCTAGAAATATTGTTAAGATATTAATTGATTggtataatgaaaatattttagtacaaCATCAAAAGCTTCGAGGCCGagacaaattaattaaagttgttACAAATCTAACTACAGATTTATCTAATGGCATCGCTTTGATATctgtaattttgaattattgtCCATTTTTAGAAGatcattttcattcattcagtGAAGTAAGTGAAAATTGCCACGAAGGTGACATCATTAACAACGCATGCCTTATAATAGAGGCAACAAATTTACTGAGACTTTATTTTCCACTAAATAGTGAAGACTTTTTAAATCCAAATTTTCTACACATGCTATTTTTGTCCATACATTTATATGTCACGTTACCAATGTTTAACCCAAAAGATACTGTTCATTTTAACCCACCTCTATTAAGGAGTTCATCTAGACAACTTGCAATCAATCCTACAAGTCAAGAATcgttgatatttaattatatactattaaacaatatgaaaaataatttcatagtTGAGAAAGCGTCGTCCACCGACAATGGCAAGAAAATACATCTTACCGTTAAATATATcgcaaattttgttaaaaatgatGCAGCGATACTTTTAATACATGGATACAACAAAACAAGGATATTcgatacttacataatattctTACTTCGTGGAGAAGTAGGATCGCTTTATCCGATTAGGAAATGTAAAGTAACAGGACCTTTATATAGACCAAACAAAGTAGACATCTTGGTGGCATCGCCTTTTTTACTCACAACGgtgtacaatttatatttagtagatgACGAACCTACTTTACCAATCACTTTTGAAGATAGCTCAAAACCAAGATTTTGCGTACAGCGACTATGTCTTATAGACAAGGAAATTACACTAATTGGTATGCCTAAAGAAACTGGACAGGAAATACCAGATCACAAGCTGCACTTTCAAATTATGTGTCTAAGCACGCAAACAGGTAACTCGTGGGTATGGTTTAGAAGTGAGATCGGAGAGTTTTTTGTTCGAGTAACAACACAACCTCGCTGGGACTTGGCTATAGACACTTTACAGTCAAAAGTACATACATGGCCAATAGACCCTTGTAGTTGCGGTGAGGCCTGTGAATGTTATAGAACAACTGTATTGATGGTTCCACATCAAAACGAACTAACTATCAAATCATTACGATACGCCCTTGTTGAAAATGCTTCAGAGGTCATGATTCAAGTTTTTGACCAACTTATAG AGACAGCTACGGGTAAAATAATTTTGCGTATGCTACTGGAGGAAGGTGGCACTAATATGTCTGAAGTGGAGCATATACTACGCAGCGACACAACGTATCGCATTACATCAAAGGCTCTCATCCCTCGACTAGATAGAGTGACATTGGCTCAGCATACTGCGGCGTTCTTAGCACTGCCTATTACATTGCCCGCACAAGACAAAGCTGAAAAATATACCGTCACATTCACATCTGAGTGTGGTATGGACATACGCACTTACAGAGTAATATTTATCGAGTATTTTAacgagtaa